The following coding sequences lie in one Frigoribacterium sp. SL97 genomic window:
- a CDS encoding VOC family protein, which produces MTSSSSSHAWEQVVVDASDPSGLARWWADALGWVFVSVDDDEPEIRPTADTLPGLLFVSVPEAKTVKNRLHLDFRPTPVDGQSREATQADEVARLESLGAVRAQVGQDDTDVSWVVLADPEGNEFCVL; this is translated from the coding sequence ATGACCTCTTCGTCCTCGTCCCACGCCTGGGAGCAGGTCGTCGTCGATGCGAGCGACCCGTCCGGGCTCGCCCGTTGGTGGGCCGACGCTCTCGGGTGGGTGTTCGTCTCGGTCGACGACGACGAGCCCGAGATCCGTCCGACGGCCGACACGCTGCCGGGGCTCCTCTTCGTGAGCGTCCCCGAGGCCAAGACGGTCAAGAACCGTCTGCACCTCGACTTCCGTCCGACGCCGGTCGACGGCCAGAGCCGCGAGGCGACGCAGGCCGACGAGGTCGCGCGGCTCGAGTCGCTCGGGGCCGTCCGCGCACAGGTCGGCCAAGACGACACGGACGTGTCGTGGGTCGTCCTCGCCGACCCCGAGGGCAACGAGTTCTGCGTCCTCTGA
- the purD gene encoding phosphoribosylamine--glycine ligase yields the protein MRILVLGSGAREHAIITALLREDAGHEITAAPGNAGIADQVGIVHLDPSNGAVVTEYALENDVELVVVGPEAPLVAGVADALRTRGIPVFGPGKKAAALEGSKTFAKRIMDEAGVPTGRATRVGTLDEALGVLDDFGSPYVVKADGLAAGKGVLVTDDRDAAVEHTTYWLQHGPVLVEEFLEGPEVSLFFLSDGHTVVPLSPAQDYKRLLDGDAGPNTGGMGAYSPLPWLADRFGSEKDFVDEVLDAIATPTVRQLESEGTPFIGLLYAGLILTERGVRVIEFNARFGDPETQVVLPRLVTPLSGLLLAAATGSLGNHESPRFSSDVAVTVVLASEGYPEGAVSGRPLRGLDDATAVAGVHVAHAATARLDDQLIATGGRVLSVVAEGADFTEARGRVYDALSRIDLEGGQYRHDIAERVAR from the coding sequence GTGCGAATCCTCGTCCTCGGTTCCGGTGCTCGCGAGCACGCCATCATCACCGCCCTGCTGCGCGAAGACGCGGGCCACGAGATCACCGCGGCCCCCGGCAACGCGGGCATCGCCGACCAGGTCGGCATCGTGCACCTCGACCCGTCGAACGGCGCCGTCGTCACCGAGTACGCCCTCGAGAACGACGTCGAGCTGGTCGTCGTCGGTCCCGAGGCACCGCTCGTCGCCGGTGTCGCCGACGCCCTCCGCACCCGGGGCATCCCGGTCTTCGGGCCGGGCAAGAAGGCCGCGGCGCTCGAGGGCAGCAAGACCTTCGCGAAACGCATCATGGACGAAGCCGGCGTACCGACCGGGCGGGCCACGCGCGTGGGCACCCTCGACGAGGCCCTCGGCGTGCTCGACGACTTCGGCTCCCCGTACGTCGTCAAGGCCGACGGGCTGGCGGCCGGCAAGGGCGTCCTCGTCACCGACGACCGCGACGCGGCGGTCGAGCACACCACCTACTGGCTGCAGCACGGGCCCGTCCTCGTCGAGGAGTTCCTCGAGGGTCCCGAGGTCTCCCTGTTCTTCCTCAGCGACGGCCACACGGTCGTGCCGCTCAGCCCCGCGCAGGACTACAAGCGCCTGCTCGACGGCGACGCCGGTCCCAACACGGGCGGCATGGGTGCCTACTCGCCACTGCCCTGGCTCGCCGACCGCTTCGGCAGCGAGAAGGACTTCGTCGACGAGGTCCTCGACGCCATCGCCACCCCGACGGTGCGGCAGCTCGAGTCCGAGGGCACGCCGTTCATCGGCCTCCTCTACGCCGGGCTCATCCTGACCGAGCGGGGCGTGCGCGTCATCGAGTTCAACGCCCGGTTCGGCGACCCCGAGACGCAGGTCGTCCTGCCCCGTCTGGTCACGCCGCTCAGCGGGCTGCTGCTCGCCGCGGCGACCGGATCGCTGGGCAACCACGAGTCGCCGCGGTTCTCGTCCGACGTCGCGGTGACCGTGGTCCTCGCGAGCGAGGGCTATCCCGAAGGCGCCGTGAGCGGTCGCCCGCTGCGGGGTCTCGACGACGCGACCGCCGTCGCCGGGGTCCACGTCGCGCACGCCGCGACGGCGCGCCTCGACGACCAGCTCATCGCCACCGGAGGGCGCGTGCTCAGCGTCGTCGCCGAGGGGGCCGACTTCACCGAGGCCCGGGGTCGCGTCTACGACGCCCTCTCCCGCATCGACCTCGAGGGCGGCCAGTACCGCCACGACATCGCCGAGCGGGTCGCCCGATGA
- the purM gene encoding phosphoribosylformylglycinamidine cyclo-ligase, with product MATSSAHSTSASYAAAGVDTAAGDRAVELMKAAVGATHGPGVVGGVGGFAGLFDVSFLKDFDKPLLATSTDGVGTKVAIAQALDKHDTIGQDLVGMVVDDIVVVGARPLIMTDYIACGRVVPTRIASIVEGIARACSATGTALVGGETAEHPGLLGPDDYDVAGAAVGAVESGRQLGPHLVGDGDVVLALASSGVHSNGFSLVRHILASRDLGYDDTLPEFSGTVGEALLEPTRLYTSPLLRVLDDPALDGAIHSLSHVTGGGIAANLARVLPLGSWTEVDRSTWSPLPVFRVLSDLAGSTLESSEGTWNLGIGMIAVVAAGQADSVTAALEADGIATWPVGTVSTRARDLSGFEQGAKGVDGGAVRLVGSYAG from the coding sequence ATGGCGACCTCCTCTGCCCACTCGACCAGCGCCTCCTACGCCGCAGCGGGGGTCGACACGGCCGCCGGCGACCGGGCGGTCGAGCTGATGAAGGCGGCCGTCGGCGCCACGCACGGCCCCGGTGTCGTCGGTGGCGTGGGCGGGTTCGCCGGGCTGTTCGACGTGTCGTTCCTCAAGGACTTCGACAAGCCGTTGCTCGCGACGTCGACCGACGGCGTCGGCACGAAGGTCGCCATCGCCCAGGCGCTCGACAAGCACGACACGATCGGGCAGGACCTCGTGGGCATGGTCGTCGACGACATCGTCGTCGTCGGCGCCCGGCCGCTGATCATGACCGACTACATCGCCTGCGGCCGTGTGGTGCCGACCCGCATCGCCTCGATCGTCGAGGGCATCGCCCGCGCCTGCAGCGCGACGGGGACCGCCCTCGTCGGCGGCGAGACGGCGGAGCACCCCGGCCTGCTCGGGCCCGACGACTACGACGTGGCCGGCGCCGCGGTGGGTGCGGTCGAGTCGGGGCGCCAGCTCGGCCCGCACCTCGTCGGCGACGGCGACGTCGTGCTCGCCCTCGCCTCGTCGGGCGTCCACTCGAACGGCTTCTCGCTCGTGCGCCACATCCTGGCCTCACGCGACCTCGGCTACGACGACACCCTGCCCGAGTTCTCGGGCACCGTCGGCGAGGCACTGCTCGAACCGACGCGCCTGTACACCTCGCCCCTGCTGCGCGTGCTCGACGACCCTGCGCTCGACGGCGCGATCCACTCGCTCAGCCACGTCACCGGGGGCGGAATCGCCGCCAACCTCGCCCGCGTGCTCCCCCTCGGGTCGTGGACCGAGGTCGACCGTTCGACCTGGTCGCCGCTGCCCGTCTTCCGGGTGCTGAGCGACCTGGCCGGCTCGACCCTCGAGTCGAGCGAGGGCACCTGGAACCTCGGCATCGGCATGATCGCCGTCGTGGCCGCCGGACAGGCCGACTCGGTCACCGCGGCCCTCGAGGCCGACGGCATCGCGACGTGGCCCGTCGGCACCGTCTCGACCCGGGCGCGTGACCTGTCCGGCTTCGAACAGGGCGCCAAGGGAGTCGACGGAGGCGCGGTGCGGCTCGTCGGGTCCTACGCGGGCTGA
- a CDS encoding ABC transporter ATP-binding protein, producing MSDVGMPRPEPTATPPASALQITGLRKAFGDKVAVDGIDLTVPTGSFFGLVGPNGAGKTTTLSMATGLLRPDSGSIAVLGVDVWSDPTHAKSLVGVLSDGISLFDRLTGEQLVTYHGLLNGMSRETTAQRVGDLLDLLDLRSAGGTLVVDYSAGMTKKVALACALVHAPRLLVLDEPFESVDPISAANIRDILHGYTQNGGTVIVSSHSMDLVQRMCDHVAVIAAGRVLAAGTTDDVRAGSTLEDRFVELVGGRQHNEGPSWLRTS from the coding sequence ATGAGCGACGTCGGCATGCCCCGCCCCGAACCGACCGCGACGCCCCCGGCGTCCGCCCTGCAGATCACCGGTCTGCGCAAGGCGTTCGGCGACAAGGTCGCCGTCGACGGAATCGACCTGACCGTGCCGACGGGCTCGTTCTTCGGCCTCGTCGGCCCGAACGGCGCCGGCAAGACGACCACGCTCTCGATGGCGACCGGTCTGCTGCGTCCCGACTCGGGCAGCATCGCGGTCCTGGGCGTCGACGTCTGGTCCGACCCGACGCACGCCAAGTCGCTCGTGGGCGTGCTGAGCGACGGCATCTCGCTGTTCGACCGCCTCACCGGCGAGCAGCTCGTCACGTACCACGGCCTGCTCAACGGCATGAGCCGCGAGACGACGGCCCAACGGGTCGGCGACCTGCTCGACCTGCTCGACCTGCGCTCGGCCGGCGGCACGCTCGTCGTCGACTACTCCGCGGGCATGACCAAGAAGGTGGCGCTCGCCTGCGCGCTCGTCCATGCCCCGCGCCTCCTCGTCCTCGACGAGCCGTTCGAGTCGGTCGACCCGATCTCGGCCGCCAACATCCGCGACATCCTGCACGGTTACACGCAGAACGGCGGCACGGTCATCGTGTCGAGCCACTCGATGGACCTCGTCCAGCGCATGTGCGACCACGTCGCCGTCATCGCGGCCGGGCGCGTGCTCGCGGCCGGCACGACCGACGACGTGCGCGCCGGCTCCACCCTCGAAGACCGCTTCGTCGAACTCGTCGGCGGCCGTCAGCACAACGAGGGGCCGTCGTGGTTGCGCACCTCCTGA
- a CDS encoding glycogen debranching N-terminal domain-containing protein translates to MTQTSPLDSDHADRSTPTPGLQPFLAAETVVLRAPVQAWSAADGSMGAATIHGVYLGDVRLVAGHGVTVDGLVPEHVATVPLGASSVRFESLLRGLDDAGADPDVRLSSLRDVTTTGVHERHTVTSRLDRELTVTLAATLRPDASPMDHVKAGIVGAPVRDATLTSDGTRASWRAEGVRVDLEARGGAVRDTPAGLVVEWVAVVPARGSVTVGLDLVATAPDAVVRGVPTPPHWADLDPAPRDDRLARWVDRARDDLAALRLTTTTAPDDVFYAAGAPWFFTLFGRDSLWAARFTLPLDLTVAGGTLRVLAGLQGTRHVPGTAEQPGKIMHELRQRTLTIPGEDVSLPPLYYGTVDATALWICLLHDAWRWGLPQAEVEALLPHLDAALAWMRDSGDSDGDLLLEYVDETGHGLANQGWKDSGDSVQWRDGTLAEGPIALCEVQAYAYEAAVHGADLLDAFGRAGGDAWRDWAGRLRDRFRASFWVDDDAGAYPAIALDAAKRPVDTVTSNLGHLLGTGLLDPDEEALVASRLVSPELSSGFGLRTMSTDSAGYWPLSYHGGSVWTHDTAIAVQGLARAGFADEAAVLAEGLLAAAPTFDYRMPELHSGDPAREVPSPVPYPASCRPQAWSASAAVAVWSATHAVRPPRHP, encoded by the coding sequence ATGACCCAGACCTCCCCCCTCGATTCCGACCACGCCGACCGGTCGACCCCGACACCCGGCCTCCAGCCGTTCCTCGCCGCCGAGACCGTCGTGCTGAGGGCTCCCGTCCAGGCGTGGTCGGCCGCCGACGGGTCGATGGGCGCGGCGACGATCCACGGCGTCTACCTCGGCGATGTGCGTCTCGTCGCCGGGCACGGCGTCACCGTCGACGGCCTCGTCCCCGAGCACGTGGCCACGGTGCCCCTCGGAGCCTCGTCGGTCCGCTTCGAGTCGCTGCTGCGCGGCCTCGACGACGCCGGAGCCGACCCCGACGTCCGCCTGAGCTCGCTCCGTGACGTCACGACCACGGGCGTCCACGAGCGCCACACGGTCACCTCCCGGCTCGACCGCGAGCTCACGGTCACCCTGGCCGCGACCCTCCGACCCGACGCCTCCCCCATGGACCACGTGAAGGCCGGGATCGTGGGCGCGCCCGTGCGCGACGCGACGCTCACGTCCGACGGCACCCGCGCCTCCTGGCGGGCAGAAGGAGTCCGGGTCGACCTCGAGGCCCGAGGAGGCGCGGTGCGGGACACCCCCGCCGGCCTCGTCGTCGAGTGGGTCGCCGTCGTCCCCGCCCGGGGTTCCGTGACGGTCGGTCTCGACCTGGTCGCGACCGCCCCCGACGCCGTCGTCCGGGGCGTGCCGACGCCGCCGCACTGGGCCGACCTCGACCCGGCACCGCGTGACGACCGGCTCGCCCGCTGGGTCGACCGTGCCCGCGACGACCTGGCGGCGCTCCGGCTGACCACGACGACGGCACCCGACGACGTGTTCTACGCCGCAGGTGCGCCCTGGTTCTTCACGCTCTTCGGCCGCGACTCGCTCTGGGCCGCCCGCTTCACCCTGCCCCTCGACCTCACGGTCGCGGGGGGCACCCTGCGGGTGCTCGCGGGCCTCCAGGGCACTCGACACGTGCCAGGGACGGCCGAGCAGCCGGGCAAGATCATGCACGAACTCCGTCAACGGACGTTGACGATCCCCGGTGAGGACGTCAGCCTGCCCCCGCTCTACTACGGCACCGTCGACGCGACCGCGCTCTGGATCTGCCTGCTGCACGACGCCTGGCGCTGGGGCCTGCCGCAGGCCGAGGTCGAGGCACTGCTGCCGCACCTCGACGCAGCCCTCGCCTGGATGCGCGACTCGGGCGACAGCGACGGCGACCTGCTGCTCGAGTACGTCGACGAGACCGGTCACGGCTTGGCGAACCAGGGCTGGAAGGACTCCGGGGACAGCGTCCAGTGGCGCGACGGAACCCTCGCCGAGGGGCCGATCGCGCTCTGCGAGGTGCAGGCCTACGCGTACGAGGCGGCCGTGCACGGGGCCGACCTGCTCGACGCCTTCGGTCGGGCGGGCGGCGACGCGTGGCGCGACTGGGCGGGGCGCCTGCGCGACCGGTTCCGCGCCTCCTTCTGGGTCGACGACGACGCGGGCGCCTACCCGGCGATCGCCCTCGACGCGGCCAAGCGGCCGGTCGACACGGTCACGAGCAACCTCGGGCACCTGCTCGGCACGGGTCTGCTCGACCCGGACGAGGAGGCGCTGGTCGCCTCCCGCCTCGTCTCGCCCGAGCTGTCCAGCGGTTTCGGCCTCCGCACGATGTCGACCGACAGCGCCGGCTACTGGCCCCTGAGCTACCACGGGGGCAGCGTCTGGACCCACGACACGGCCATCGCGGTGCAGGGCCTCGCCCGGGCCGGGTTCGCCGACGAGGCCGCGGTGCTAGCCGAGGGCCTGCTCGCGGCGGCGCCGACCTTCGACTACCGGATGCCCGAGCTCCACTCGGGCGACCCGGCCCGCGAGGTGCCGTCGCCCGTGCCGTACCCCGCCTCGTGCCGCCCCCAGGCCTGGTCCGCCTCAGCCGCCGTCGCCGTCTGGTCCGCCACGCACGCCGTGCGCCCGCCCCGCCACCCATGA
- a CDS encoding DUF3073 domain-containing protein, producing MGRGRQKAKHTKVARELKYFSPDTNYGALEKELATKNDSGDEYVDKWADDFDDEYDTEHDQNKSA from the coding sequence ATGGGGCGCGGCCGTCAAAAAGCCAAGCACACCAAGGTCGCCAGAGAGCTGAAGTACTTCAGCCCTGACACCAACTACGGTGCACTCGAAAAAGAGTTGGCGACGAAGAACGACTCCGGCGACGAATACGTCGACAAATGGGCCGACGACTTCGACGACGAATACGACACCGAGCACGACCAGAACAAGAGCGCCTGA
- a CDS encoding sterol carrier family protein encodes MARARIEDAAGSAAVGEVRAALAADETAPRPLTAMAVRWLLQVLADGEPGATVEVRVPPFGAVQFREGLSHTRGTPPNVVETDAATFVRLATGDLSWQEARAGALVSASGSRADLTGYVPIAWQRG; translated from the coding sequence ATGGCCAGGGCACGGATCGAGGACGCGGCGGGATCGGCCGCGGTGGGCGAGGTGCGGGCGGCGCTCGCCGCCGACGAGACCGCGCCACGGCCGCTGACCGCCATGGCCGTCCGTTGGTTGCTGCAGGTGCTCGCCGACGGCGAACCCGGTGCGACGGTCGAGGTGCGCGTCCCACCGTTCGGCGCGGTGCAGTTCCGCGAAGGACTCAGTCACACGCGGGGCACGCCGCCGAACGTCGTCGAGACCGACGCCGCCACCTTCGTGCGACTCGCCACCGGCGATCTCAGCTGGCAGGAGGCGCGGGCCGGGGCTCTCGTGTCGGCCTCCGGCAGCAGGGCGGACCTGACCGGCTACGTGCCGATCGCCTGGCAGCGGGGCTGA
- a CDS encoding NAD(P)-binding domain-containing protein: MTAGGEGERTRVLVIGAGQAGLSVSWYLRRLGLEVGRDLVVLDRGPGTGGAWQHRWESLRLGAAHRVHDLPGMAELGLGFADADRSAPARDVVADRYARYEDALGLDVRRPVEVTGVTGLGDGFSVRWAGRASSGGAPAAATGPGFGALRAEVVVNATGTWGAPFVPWYPGRDTFRGRQLHTSDYRAASELEGLDVVVVGGGTSAIGFVLELDGVAASTTWVTRRPVDWLDQGELDVESAVAAVAAQDRAARAGQALPSIVSGTGVPRTRRFVSGIERGVLVERPMFATVEPDGVRWADGTSAHADAIVWATGFRPELRHLAPLGLRSADGGVSVEDGASTLDPRLFFAGYGPQASTIGANRAGRAIARQVVARLSESDAERRRQG, from the coding sequence ATGACTGCAGGGGGCGAAGGCGAGCGGACGAGGGTCCTCGTGATCGGTGCGGGCCAGGCCGGGTTGTCGGTCTCGTGGTACCTGCGCCGGCTCGGACTCGAGGTGGGTCGCGATCTCGTCGTCCTCGACCGGGGCCCCGGAACCGGAGGCGCGTGGCAGCACCGCTGGGAGAGCCTGCGGCTGGGTGCCGCGCACCGGGTGCACGACCTGCCGGGCATGGCCGAGCTGGGGCTGGGGTTCGCCGACGCCGACCGGTCGGCCCCGGCGCGTGACGTCGTCGCCGACCGGTACGCCCGGTACGAGGACGCGCTCGGGCTCGACGTGCGGCGCCCGGTCGAGGTGACCGGGGTGACCGGGCTGGGCGACGGGTTCTCGGTGCGGTGGGCGGGGCGCGCCTCCTCGGGGGGCGCTCCGGCTGCGGCGACAGGGCCGGGGTTCGGCGCTCTGCGGGCCGAGGTCGTCGTGAACGCGACCGGCACCTGGGGTGCCCCGTTCGTGCCGTGGTACCCCGGGCGCGACACCTTCCGCGGGCGTCAGCTGCACACCTCGGACTACCGGGCGGCCTCCGAGCTCGAGGGGCTCGACGTCGTCGTCGTCGGCGGCGGCACGAGCGCGATCGGTTTCGTGTTGGAGCTCGACGGCGTCGCGGCCTCGACGACGTGGGTGACCCGCCGGCCGGTCGACTGGCTCGACCAGGGCGAGCTCGACGTCGAGTCGGCCGTCGCGGCGGTCGCCGCGCAGGACCGCGCGGCACGGGCGGGACAGGCCCTGCCGAGCATCGTCAGCGGGACGGGCGTGCCCCGCACCCGGCGCTTCGTGTCGGGCATCGAGCGCGGCGTGCTGGTCGAGCGGCCGATGTTCGCGACCGTCGAACCCGACGGGGTGCGGTGGGCCGACGGCACCTCCGCCCACGCGGACGCGATCGTCTGGGCGACCGGGTTCCGACCCGAGCTGCGACACCTGGCACCGCTCGGCCTGCGCTCGGCCGACGGGGGCGTGAGCGTCGAGGACGGCGCCTCCACCCTCGACCCGCGGCTGTTCTTCGCGGGCTACGGGCCGCAGGCCTCGACGATCGGGGCGAACCGGGCCGGCCGGGCGATCGCCCGTCAGGTGGTCGCGCGGTTGTCGGAGAGCGACGCCGAGCGCCGACGGCAGGGGTGA
- a CDS encoding transporter: protein MVAHLLSLRWRVLLNGFKRSTWQIVAAVIGGLYGLGVLAAVVVGLVALSFAPERWAWTAGVLGGSLAVVGWIVVPFVARGYDQTLSVSKLRPFPLPADRLLVALFVTGLLGIPGIVTLVAALATTFSWLHHPLSAVLAPFCGVLGVFVCVAASRAVETATSALGAKRRYRELMSVAIFVPLILAGPLIGLVGQGLSSVGDDLPRVAHALSWSPLGAAWSIPGDVALGRPGEAALKALIALVTLGVLLLLWRRGLATALVAPPAVTATAASKGLGPFARFPATPTGAVAARTAVYWLRDPRYGGSLIVVPLMPVLAIFLSFSLETTWPLYAIGPAVAALLAITLAADVSYDGTAFAAHLSTGLAGAADRAGRVLTLSLFAVPSVVLATLVPLAVVGRFDVAPALLGIGLGLLLTGFGVSSVASALYLMPVPAAGESPFKSPPGANVTSTLGLYASWAIVFVASLPELVLGIVALVQGSVLLGLLTLVVGVVLGLVLTIVGIRRGGRLLDARGPELLTRLRRARGA from the coding sequence GTGGTTGCGCACCTCCTGAGCCTGCGCTGGCGGGTGCTGCTGAACGGCTTCAAGCGCAGCACCTGGCAGATCGTCGCGGCCGTCATCGGCGGGCTCTACGGCCTCGGCGTTCTCGCCGCCGTCGTGGTCGGCCTCGTCGCCCTCTCGTTCGCGCCCGAGCGCTGGGCCTGGACGGCCGGCGTGCTCGGCGGTTCCCTCGCCGTCGTCGGCTGGATCGTCGTGCCCTTCGTCGCCCGGGGCTACGACCAGACCCTCAGCGTCTCGAAGCTGCGCCCGTTCCCCCTGCCCGCCGACAGGCTCCTCGTCGCCCTGTTCGTCACCGGGTTGCTGGGCATCCCGGGCATCGTCACGCTCGTCGCCGCCCTCGCGACGACCTTCAGTTGGCTGCACCACCCTCTCTCGGCCGTCCTCGCGCCGTTCTGCGGGGTGCTCGGCGTCTTCGTCTGCGTCGCGGCGTCCCGCGCGGTCGAGACCGCCACCAGCGCGCTGGGTGCCAAACGTCGCTACCGCGAGTTGATGAGCGTCGCGATCTTCGTGCCCCTCATCCTGGCCGGGCCGCTGATCGGCCTGGTCGGCCAGGGGCTCAGTTCCGTCGGCGACGACCTGCCCCGTGTCGCCCACGCCCTGTCGTGGAGCCCGCTCGGCGCCGCCTGGTCGATCCCCGGCGACGTCGCCCTCGGCCGACCGGGCGAGGCGGCCCTCAAGGCCCTCATCGCCCTGGTCACCCTGGGGGTGCTCCTCCTGCTCTGGCGACGCGGACTGGCGACGGCGCTCGTGGCTCCCCCGGCCGTCACGGCCACCGCGGCGTCCAAGGGCCTCGGGCCCTTCGCCCGGTTCCCCGCGACGCCGACCGGTGCGGTCGCCGCCCGGACGGCCGTCTACTGGCTGCGCGACCCGCGGTACGGCGGGTCGCTGATCGTCGTCCCGCTGATGCCGGTCCTGGCGATCTTCCTGTCGTTCTCCCTCGAGACGACCTGGCCGCTGTACGCCATCGGCCCGGCCGTCGCCGCCCTGCTCGCGATCACACTGGCCGCCGACGTCTCGTACGACGGCACGGCCTTCGCCGCACACCTGTCGACCGGCTTGGCGGGTGCGGCCGACCGCGCAGGTCGCGTCCTCACTCTCTCGCTGTTCGCGGTGCCCTCCGTCGTGCTCGCCACGCTCGTCCCCCTGGCGGTGGTGGGTCGATTCGACGTGGCCCCGGCCCTGCTCGGCATCGGCCTGGGCCTGCTGCTCACCGGGTTCGGCGTGTCGAGCGTGGCCTCGGCGCTGTACCTGATGCCCGTCCCGGCGGCGGGCGAGAGCCCCTTCAAGTCACCGCCCGGGGCCAACGTCACCTCGACCCTCGGGCTCTACGCCTCGTGGGCGATCGTCTTCGTGGCGTCGCTGCCCGAGCTCGTGCTCGGCATCGTGGCGCTGGTTCAGGGGTCGGTGCTGTTGGGGCTGCTGACGCTCGTCGTCGGCGTCGTCCTTGGCCTCGTGCTGACGATCGTCGGCATCCGGCGCGGCGGACGCCTCCTCGACGCCCGCGGCCCCGAACTGCTCACCAGGTTGCGGCGGGCTCGCGGGGCCTGA
- the purF gene encoding amidophosphoribosyltransferase: MCGIVGLVAHEPANQLVYDSLLLLQHRGQDSTGIATAEGGIFHVHKTKGQVREGFRTRDMRALLGNMGLGHVRYATKGAASNEQEAQPFYVNAPYGIVLIHNGNLTNTRELTSELFHVDRRHLNTNSDTELLVNVLAHELQEQVNGSELDPEQIFAAVSRVHDRVQGSYAAIAMIAGHGLLAFRDPFGIRPLVLGRRLAADGVREEWITASESLVLESGGYEIVRDVAPGEAVFISLDGQMVSKQCHASPRLIPCSFEYVYLARPDSIMNGISVYDARLRLGNRLADTIAAHSPIGDIDVVMPIPDSSRPAAMQVAQKLGIEYREGFYKNRYVGRTFIMPGQAERKRSVRQKLNAMSSEFKGKNILIVDDSIVRGTTSREIVEMARAAGANKVTFTSAAPPVRFPHVYGINMPSRHELVAHDRKIPEIARELGADHLIYQEVADMQAAITEGSDVTELEMSCFTGEYVTGTVSPEYLAWVEANQLS, encoded by the coding sequence ATGTGCGGCATCGTCGGTCTCGTCGCGCACGAGCCAGCAAATCAACTCGTCTACGACTCGCTCCTCCTGTTGCAGCACCGAGGGCAGGACAGCACCGGCATCGCGACCGCCGAGGGCGGCATCTTCCACGTGCACAAGACCAAGGGGCAGGTGCGCGAGGGCTTCCGGACCCGCGACATGCGCGCCCTGCTCGGCAACATGGGCCTCGGTCACGTGCGGTACGCCACCAAGGGCGCGGCCAGCAACGAGCAAGAGGCGCAGCCGTTCTACGTGAACGCGCCCTACGGCATCGTGCTGATCCACAACGGCAACCTGACGAACACCCGCGAGCTCACCAGCGAGCTCTTCCACGTCGACCGTCGCCACCTCAACACGAACAGCGACACCGAGCTCCTGGTCAACGTGCTGGCGCACGAGCTGCAAGAGCAGGTCAACGGCAGCGAGCTCGACCCCGAGCAGATCTTCGCCGCGGTCTCCCGCGTGCACGACCGGGTGCAGGGCTCCTACGCGGCGATCGCCATGATCGCGGGCCACGGCCTGCTGGCCTTCCGCGACCCCTTCGGCATCCGCCCGCTGGTCCTGGGCCGCCGTCTCGCCGCCGACGGCGTCCGCGAAGAGTGGATCACCGCCTCCGAGTCGCTCGTCCTCGAGTCCGGCGGCTACGAGATCGTCCGCGACGTCGCCCCCGGCGAGGCCGTCTTCATCTCGCTCGACGGCCAGATGGTGTCGAAGCAGTGCCACGCCAGTCCGCGCCTCATCCCCTGCTCGTTCGAGTACGTCTACCTGGCCCGCCCCGACTCGATCATGAACGGCATCTCGGTCTACGACGCCCGCCTGCGCCTCGGCAACCGGTTGGCCGACACGATCGCCGCGCACTCGCCGATCGGCGACATCGACGTGGTCATGCCGATCCCCGACTCGTCACGCCCCGCGGCCATGCAGGTCGCCCAGAAGCTCGGCATCGAGTACCGCGAGGGCTTCTACAAGAACCGTTACGTGGGCCGCACCTTCATCATGCCGGGGCAGGCCGAGCGCAAGCGGTCGGTGCGCCAGAAGCTCAACGCGATGTCGAGCGAGTTCAAGGGCAAGAACATCCTGATCGTCGACGACTCGATCGTCCGCGGGACGACCTCGCGCGAGATCGTCGAGATGGCCCGCGCCGCCGGAGCGAACAAGGTGACGTTCACCTCGGCCGCTCCCCCGGTCCGGTTCCCCCACGTCTACGGCATCAACATGCCGTCGCGGCACGAGCTGGTCGCCCACGACCGCAAGATCCCCGAGATCGCCCGCGAACTGGGTGCCGACCACCTCATCTACCAAGAGGTCGCCGACATGCAGGCGGCCATCACCGAGGGCAGCGACGTCACCGAGCTCGAGATGAGCTGCTTCACGGGCGAGTACGTCACCGGCACCGTCAGCCCCGAGTACCTCGCCTGGGTCGAGGCCAACCAACTCAGCTGA